CGTTAAAAAGCCGTTTAGAGGCGATTTTTAGCCTAGAAAAGTCAGTTCCTCCCTTTGAACCCAATAATTTAGAATTATTTGGCCGGGGAATGGATGATTCCCTACAGGGTTTAGAGATTGCCCTTGATATGCTAGAAGGATTGAAAGATTCTCAGGAGGTGGACCCGGAAGTATTAGAAAATCTATTGATGTTGGGTAATTTAGTTTTAGAGGAACTAAATGCTCACGATGAACAGATTAGTCAATCGAAATTCGAGTATGGTCACGACCAATCACCCGAATTGTTCGAGATTGCCAAGAAATACTGTACTTTACACGCTGCTTCCGCTTGTTTACACACTTGGCTTTATAATCGTTCCATCTTGGGTGAATTTTTTGCCCGGGGGGAATGGTTGGTGTTGAGTTTACACCGATTACTGCGAACTCTGCGGCCGCTGCCTTACACTCTGTCTGAGGTGTATGTAGAAAATGTTGCCCAAGAATTGCTGAAATTATATCGAGAAAATCAACATTTTTCGATCGTGCCTTTTCAATTAGCCCCTTCACAAACTACCGAGGAAAAAACCCATGAACTCCAACTCCAATCTTAATAATCTCGTACAAAATTGGTTAGTTAAACAGTTGGCCGATCAGTTGTCTTTGGATGCAAAAACAATTAATGTGACTGAACCTTTAACCCGTTATGGTTTAGATTCGATCGATGCGGTAACGATGGTGGGTGATCTGGAAGATTGGGTCGGTCAAGAGTTACCTTCCACCCTTTTCTGGGATCATTCTACTATTGAAAAAGCGTCTCTTTTCCTAGTAGAAAACTACGATCTTTCTAATCTTTCCGGTGAGGAAACCCCCGCAGAAGTTGCTCCCGTCGCTGAAAAAGCCGAACCGGCCGTTAGTGGTGGCAAGGGTTGGAGTTTATTCGGTCGTCGTTAATTATCAGTGATCAGGTGTAGGGTGGGTTAGGCGACGACAATTTATGCTAGGGAAAATTATCTAGTATTCGCCGTAACCCACCTATATTAGTTATCAATTGGCTCTGTTCTCTACTCACCAGTATAGGAATTGCTAAGTACCTAAACAAAATTAATTACCCATTTCTCCGTAAAGCAACAATCGCTGTATTTCTTTTCTGTTGCCCGTTCCGCAGTTCTGGAGTTCCCTCTCACCACTAGGAAATTTATTTTGTACGAC
This portion of the Microcystis aeruginosa NIES-2549 genome encodes:
- a CDS encoding acyl carrier protein, whose protein sequence is MNSNSNLNNLVQNWLVKQLADQLSLDAKTINVTEPLTRYGLDSIDAVTMVGDLEDWVGQELPSTLFWDHSTIEKASLFLVENYDLSNLSGEETPAEVAPVAEKAEPAVSGGKGWSLFGRR